One segment of Vogesella indigofera DNA contains the following:
- the infC gene encoding translation initiation factor IF-3, which yields MAIAQEREPRINGEITAREIRLVGEEGEQLGIVSLREGLALAEERDVDLVEISPTAQPPVVKLMDYGKYKYEQSKKRHEAKQKQKQIQIKEIKFRPGTDDGDYNVKLRNLIRFLTEGDKAKVTLRFRGREMAHQDIGLALLKRVEADLAEVGTVEQFPRLEGRQMVMMIAPKKK from the coding sequence TTGGCTATAGCTCAGGAACGCGAACCACGGATCAATGGCGAAATTACCGCCCGCGAGATCCGTCTGGTAGGAGAAGAAGGCGAGCAGCTCGGTATCGTCAGTCTGCGTGAAGGTCTGGCGCTGGCGGAAGAACGCGACGTTGATCTGGTGGAGATTTCGCCGACGGCCCAGCCGCCGGTGGTCAAGCTGATGGACTACGGCAAGTACAAGTACGAGCAGTCCAAGAAGCGCCACGAAGCGAAGCAGAAGCAGAAGCAGATCCAGATCAAGGAAATCAAGTTCCGTCCGGGTACTGACGATGGCGACTACAACGTCAAGCTGCGTAACCTGATCCGCTTCCTCACTGAAGGTGACAAAGCCAAGGTAACCCTGCGTTTCCGTGGTCGTGAGATGGCTCACCAGGATATCGGTCTCGCGCTGCTCAAGCGCGTGGAAGCCGATTTGGCGGAAGTGGGTACGGTCGAGCAGTTCCCGCGACTGGAAGGCCGCCAAATGGTCATGATGATTGCCCCGAAAAAGAAATAA
- the thrS gene encoding threonine--tRNA ligase, protein MPDIRLPDGSIRSFDKPVTVHEVAASIGTGLARAALAGRVDGQLVDTSHLIAANVDLAIITEKDADGLSIIRHSTAHLLAYAVKELFPEAQVTIGPEIENGFYYDFAYKRPFTPEDLVAIEKKMTELAKKDIPVERYELPRDEAIAYFKSIGEAYKAEIIESIPQGEVLSLYREGGFTDLCRGPHVPSTGKLKVFKLMKVAGAYWRGDSNNEMLQRIYGTAWQKKEDLEQYLFMLEEAEKRDHRKLGRQLDLFHLQDEAPGMVFWHPKGWALWQSIEQYMRKTLTEAGYQEIRTPMVMDRVLWEKSGHWENYREGMFTTESEKRDYAVKPMNCPGHVQVFNQGLRSYRDLPMRLAEFGACHRNEPSGALHGIMRVRGFVQDDAHIFCTEEQIIEEARAFNELTMAVYKRFGFDKVAIKLSLRPEKYAGTLETWDRAEEGLREALRACGVEWEELPGEGAFYGPKIEYHIKDALGRSWQCGTLQLDYVLPERLGAEYVTEDNGRARPVMLHRAILGSLERFIGILIENHAGVFPLWLAPVQMVVMNITSAQADYAADVATSLRKLGYKVDLDLRNEKIGYKIREHSLQKLPYQVVIGDKEKEGGLVAVRARGEDLGQMTLQAFAEHLQAAMAQV, encoded by the coding sequence ATGCCTGACATTCGCCTGCCCGACGGTTCCATCCGTTCCTTCGACAAGCCGGTAACGGTGCACGAAGTGGCTGCGTCCATCGGTACCGGTCTTGCGCGTGCGGCGCTGGCTGGTCGCGTGGACGGCCAACTGGTTGACACTTCCCATCTGATTGCGGCCAACGTTGATCTGGCCATCATCACCGAGAAAGACGCGGACGGTCTGTCCATCATCCGCCACTCCACCGCCCACTTGCTGGCGTATGCGGTGAAGGAGCTGTTCCCGGAGGCGCAGGTCACCATCGGGCCGGAAATCGAAAACGGCTTCTACTACGATTTCGCCTACAAGCGTCCGTTCACGCCAGAAGACCTGGTGGCGATCGAGAAGAAGATGACGGAGCTGGCGAAGAAGGACATCCCGGTCGAACGCTACGAACTGCCGCGTGACGAGGCGATTGCCTACTTCAAGAGCATCGGCGAGGCGTACAAGGCCGAGATCATCGAGTCCATTCCGCAGGGCGAGGTATTGTCGCTGTATCGCGAAGGCGGCTTTACCGACCTGTGCCGTGGCCCGCACGTGCCGTCCACCGGCAAGCTGAAGGTATTCAAGCTGATGAAGGTGGCCGGTGCCTACTGGCGCGGCGACAGCAACAACGAGATGCTGCAACGTATCTACGGTACCGCCTGGCAGAAGAAGGAAGACCTGGAACAGTACCTGTTCATGCTGGAAGAGGCGGAAAAGCGCGACCATCGCAAGCTGGGTCGTCAGCTGGACCTGTTCCACCTGCAGGACGAGGCACCGGGCATGGTGTTCTGGCATCCGAAGGGCTGGGCACTGTGGCAGAGCATCGAGCAATACATGCGCAAGACGCTGACCGAAGCCGGCTACCAGGAAATCCGCACCCCGATGGTGATGGACCGCGTGTTGTGGGAAAAGTCCGGCCACTGGGAAAACTACCGTGAAGGCATGTTCACCACCGAGTCGGAAAAACGCGACTACGCGGTGAAGCCGATGAACTGCCCGGGCCACGTGCAGGTATTCAACCAGGGCCTGCGCTCCTATCGCGACCTGCCGATGCGGCTGGCCGAATTCGGTGCCTGTCACCGCAACGAGCCGTCCGGCGCGCTGCACGGCATCATGCGCGTGCGCGGCTTCGTGCAGGACGATGCCCACATCTTCTGTACCGAAGAGCAGATCATCGAAGAGGCGCGTGCCTTCAACGAGCTGACCATGGCGGTATACAAGCGCTTCGGCTTCGACAAGGTGGCGATCAAGCTGTCGCTGCGTCCGGAAAAGTACGCCGGCACGCTGGAAACCTGGGATCGCGCCGAAGAAGGTCTGCGCGAGGCGCTGCGCGCCTGCGGCGTGGAGTGGGAAGAACTGCCGGGCGAGGGCGCGTTCTACGGTCCGAAGATCGAGTATCACATCAAGGACGCGCTGGGCCGTTCCTGGCAGTGCGGTACCCTGCAGCTGGACTACGTGCTGCCGGAACGTCTCGGCGCCGAGTATGTCACCGAGGATAACGGTCGTGCCCGTCCGGTGATGCTGCACCGTGCGATTCTGGGTTCGCTGGAGCGCTTCATCGGCATCCTGATCGAAAACCACGCCGGTGTTTTTCCGCTGTGGCTGGCGCCGGTGCAGATGGTGGTGATGAATATCACCAGCGCACAGGCCGATTATGCTGCGGATGTGGCAACCAGTTTGCGTAAACTGGGTTACAAAGTCGATCTTGACTTGAGAAACGAAAAGATCGGCTATAAAATCCGCGAGCACAGCCTGCAGAAGCTCCCTTACCAGGTCGTCATCGGCGACAAGGAGAAAGAGGGCGGGCTGGTGGCCGTACGTGCTCGCGGCGAGGATCTGGGTCAGATGACACTGCAAGCCTTTGCCGAACACCTGCAAGCCGCGATGGCGCAGGTCTGA
- the tgt gene encoding tRNA guanosine(34) transglycosylase Tgt, whose protein sequence is MLKFTLHKTSGGARRGTLELNHGKVETPVFQPVGTYGSVKAMSPHELHDIKAQIILGNTFHLWLRPGLDIIEKFGGLHEFIGWDKPILTDSGGFQVFSLGALNKITEEGVTFQSPVNGDKLFLSPEKSMEIQKVLNSDIVMIFDECTPGQVDHATAAKSMRMSLRWAERSRRAFDELKNPNALFGIVQGNLYKDLRQESLDGLMQIGFDGIAIGGLSVGEPKPEMYRMLTELKDMLPAEKPHYLMGVGTPEDLVHGVANGIDMFDCVMPTRNARNGWLFTQWGDLKIKNARYKDDKKPLDEQCECYACRHFSRAYLHHLHRTGEILGARLNTIHNLHYYQVLMQEMRDAIDADRFEDWKAGFHERRARGVN, encoded by the coding sequence ATGCTGAAGTTTACCCTGCACAAAACATCGGGTGGCGCCCGCCGCGGCACCCTGGAACTGAACCACGGCAAGGTCGAGACCCCGGTGTTCCAGCCGGTGGGCACCTACGGCTCGGTGAAGGCGATGAGCCCGCACGAGCTGCACGACATCAAGGCCCAGATCATCCTGGGCAACACCTTCCACCTGTGGCTGCGCCCCGGCCTCGACATCATCGAGAAGTTCGGCGGCCTGCACGAGTTCATCGGCTGGGACAAACCCATCCTCACCGACTCCGGCGGCTTCCAGGTATTCAGCCTCGGCGCACTGAACAAGATCACCGAGGAAGGCGTCACCTTCCAGAGCCCGGTCAACGGTGACAAGCTGTTCCTGTCGCCAGAAAAGTCGATGGAAATCCAGAAGGTGCTGAACTCCGACATCGTGATGATCTTCGACGAGTGCACCCCGGGTCAGGTCGACCACGCCACCGCGGCCAAGTCGATGCGCATGAGCCTGCGCTGGGCCGAGCGTTCTCGCCGCGCCTTCGACGAGCTGAAGAACCCCAACGCGCTGTTCGGCATCGTGCAGGGCAACCTGTACAAGGATCTGCGCCAGGAATCGCTGGACGGCCTGATGCAGATCGGTTTTGACGGCATCGCCATCGGCGGCCTGTCGGTGGGCGAACCGAAGCCGGAAATGTACCGCATGCTGACCGAGCTGAAGGACATGCTGCCGGCGGAGAAACCGCACTATCTGATGGGCGTCGGCACCCCGGAAGACCTGGTACACGGCGTTGCCAACGGCATCGACATGTTCGACTGCGTGATGCCGACCCGCAATGCGCGCAACGGCTGGCTGTTCACGCAGTGGGGTGACCTGAAGATCAAGAACGCGCGCTACAAGGATGACAAGAAGCCGCTGGACGAGCAGTGCGAGTGCTACGCCTGCCGCCACTTCAGCCGTGCCTACCTGCACCACCTGCACCGCACCGGCGAGATCCTCGGCGCCCGCCTCAACACCATCCACAACCTGCACTACTATCAGGTGCTGATGCAGGAAATGCGCGACGCCATCGACGCCGACCGCTTTGAGGACTGGAAAGCCGGCTTCCACGAGCGTCGCGCCCGCGGTGTGAACTGA
- the yajC gene encoding preprotein translocase subunit YajC: protein MFNTSAAGGLDLMGFLPMIVIFVLFWFLLIRPQQKKMKEHQKMLAEINKGDEVATQGGIVGRVTKAGDQYLAIEIANGVEINVQRGAVAAKLEKGTIKSL, encoded by the coding sequence ATGTTCAATACTTCCGCCGCCGGCGGCCTCGACCTGATGGGCTTTTTGCCCATGATCGTGATTTTCGTTTTGTTCTGGTTCCTGCTGATCCGTCCGCAACAGAAGAAAATGAAAGAACACCAGAAGATGCTGGCCGAAATCAACAAGGGTGACGAAGTGGCAACTCAAGGTGGCATCGTTGGCCGCGTGACCAAGGCTGGTGACCAGTACCTGGCGATCGAGATTGCCAACGGCGTGGAAATCAATGTCCAGCGTGGCGCCGTTGCCGCCAAGCTGGAAAAAGGCACCATCAAGTCCCTGTAA
- the secD gene encoding protein translocase subunit SecD — MNRFPIWKYLVIAVVLIVSTIYTLPNFFGETPAVQISSTRQSATVDTALMARVETVLQQQGIKPAGLFLDGNSLKVRFNDPDTQIKARDIIQQALGDTYIIALNLLAASPEWLSKLHANPMFLGLDLRGGVHFLLEVDMQAAVDKTMERYAGDIRRELKTAKIRYGAIKRTGNTALEVQLRDQETLNAAADKLARSLPSLTFSSDDQLFRLSLALKPEEITRIQSDAVSQNITTLHNRVNELGVAEPVIQQAGPSRIVVQLPGVQDTAKAKDILGRTATLQVRMVEDDPSRVAEAMAGNVPTGYELLDEASSQGIQKILLKKDVELTGDNINSAQPGFDQNGGASVDIGLDSTGAEIFRSLTAENIGKRMAMVLVEKNKSEVVTAPVIRSEIGGGRVQISGSMNPAEANDVALLLRAGSLAAPMNIIEERTIGPSLGKENIEKGFSATLWGFAAIAVFMVLYYRVFGLISVASLGVNLFMLIALLSMLQATLTLPGIAAIALTLGMAIDANVLINERIREELRNGVPPQSAIQAGYSHAWATILDSNVTTLIAGIALLVFGSGPVRGFAVVHCLGILTSMFSAVLVSRGIVNLWYGRRRRLTTVSIGQVWKPETK; from the coding sequence ATGAACCGCTTCCCGATCTGGAAATACCTCGTCATTGCGGTAGTACTGATTGTCTCGACAATCTACACCCTGCCCAATTTCTTTGGCGAAACCCCTGCCGTGCAAATCTCCAGCACCCGCCAATCGGCCACCGTCGATACGGCACTGATGGCGCGGGTGGAGACCGTACTGCAGCAACAGGGCATCAAGCCTGCCGGCCTGTTCCTTGACGGCAACAGCCTGAAAGTGCGCTTCAACGATCCCGATACGCAGATCAAGGCGCGCGACATCATCCAGCAAGCGCTGGGCGACACCTACATCATCGCGTTGAACCTGCTGGCGGCCTCGCCGGAATGGCTGAGCAAGCTGCACGCCAACCCAATGTTCCTCGGCCTCGACCTGCGCGGCGGCGTGCACTTCCTGCTGGAAGTCGACATGCAGGCGGCCGTGGACAAGACCATGGAACGCTACGCCGGCGACATCCGCCGCGAGCTGAAAACCGCCAAGATCCGCTACGGCGCCATCAAGCGCACCGGCAACACCGCACTGGAAGTGCAGCTGCGAGATCAGGAAACGCTGAACGCCGCCGCCGACAAGCTGGCGCGCAGCCTGCCGTCGCTGACCTTCAGCAGTGACGACCAGCTGTTCCGCCTCAGCCTCGCGCTGAAGCCGGAAGAGATCACCCGCATCCAGAGCGATGCCGTGTCGCAGAACATCACCACCCTGCACAACCGTGTCAACGAGCTGGGCGTCGCCGAACCGGTGATCCAGCAAGCCGGCCCGAGCCGCATCGTGGTGCAGCTGCCGGGGGTGCAGGACACCGCCAAGGCCAAGGACATCCTCGGCCGTACCGCCACGCTGCAGGTACGCATGGTGGAAGACGATCCGTCACGTGTCGCCGAGGCGATGGCCGGCAACGTGCCGACCGGCTACGAACTGCTGGACGAAGCCAGCTCGCAGGGTATCCAGAAGATCCTGCTGAAGAAGGATGTCGAGCTGACCGGCGACAACATCAACTCGGCCCAGCCCGGCTTTGACCAGAATGGTGGCGCCTCGGTGGACATCGGCCTGGACAGCACCGGCGCCGAGATTTTCCGCAGCCTGACCGCGGAAAACATCGGCAAGCGCATGGCGATGGTGCTGGTCGAGAAGAACAAGAGCGAAGTGGTGACCGCACCGGTGATCCGCAGTGAAATCGGCGGTGGCCGCGTGCAGATCTCCGGCAGCATGAACCCGGCGGAAGCCAACGACGTGGCCCTGCTGCTGCGCGCCGGCTCGCTGGCGGCGCCGATGAACATCATCGAGGAACGCACCATCGGCCCGAGCCTGGGCAAGGAAAACATCGAGAAGGGCTTCAGCGCCACACTGTGGGGCTTTGCCGCCATCGCCGTGTTCATGGTGCTGTACTACCGCGTGTTCGGCCTGATCTCGGTGGCCTCGCTCGGCGTCAACCTGTTCATGCTGATCGCGCTGCTGTCGATGCTGCAGGCGACGCTGACGCTGCCAGGCATCGCCGCGATCGCGCTGACGCTGGGCATGGCCATCGACGCCAACGTGCTGATCAACGAGCGCATCCGCGAAGAGCTGCGCAACGGCGTGCCACCGCAGTCGGCGATCCAGGCCGGTTACAGCCACGCCTGGGCGACGATTCTGGACTCGAACGTGACCACGCTGATCGCCGGTATCGCGCTGCTGGTATTCGGCTCCGGCCCGGTACGCGGCTTTGCCGTGGTGCACTGCCTCGGCATCCTGACCTCGATGTTCTCCGCGGTGCTGGTATCGCGCGGCATCGTCAACCTGTGGTACGGCCGTCGCCGCCGCCTGACTACCGTGTCCATCGGCCAGGTGTGGAAGCCGGAAACCAAGTAA
- the secF gene encoding protein translocase subunit SecF: MEFFRIKRDIPFMSYGKLTTAISLVTFIVAVFFLFSKGLNLSVEFTGGTVMEVQYQQPANLADIRHRVETLKVGEVQVQSLGTSRDVLIRLPNKEGTSSAKLSEQVMSQLKAGDAGVQLRKVEFVGPSVGEELVSHGLTAILLVCLGIVIYLALRFEWRLAVSAIIANMHDVVIIIGCFALFQWEFSLTVLAGVLAVLGYSVNESVVVFDRIRENFRKPGMRGRSTAEVIDNAITSTISRTMITHGSTETVVLAMLVFGGPALHGFAMALTIGIVFGIYSSVLVASPLALALGVKREHMIKIVKPKEEAVV, encoded by the coding sequence ATGGAGTTTTTCCGCATCAAACGGGACATCCCGTTCATGAGCTACGGCAAGCTCACCACCGCGATCTCGCTGGTGACCTTCATCGTGGCGGTGTTCTTCCTGTTCAGCAAAGGGCTGAACCTGTCGGTGGAATTCACCGGCGGCACGGTGATGGAAGTGCAGTACCAGCAGCCGGCTAACCTCGCCGACATCCGCCATCGCGTGGAAACGCTGAAAGTGGGCGAAGTGCAGGTGCAGAGCCTGGGCACCAGCCGCGACGTGCTGATCCGCCTGCCGAACAAGGAAGGCACCAGCTCCGCCAAGCTGTCGGAACAGGTGATGAGCCAGCTCAAGGCCGGTGATGCCGGCGTGCAGCTGCGCAAGGTCGAGTTCGTCGGCCCCAGCGTGGGCGAGGAACTGGTCAGCCACGGCCTGACCGCGATCCTGCTGGTCTGCCTCGGCATCGTGATCTACCTCGCGCTGCGCTTCGAGTGGCGGCTGGCGGTGTCGGCGATCATCGCCAACATGCACGACGTGGTGATCATCATCGGCTGCTTCGCGCTGTTCCAGTGGGAATTCAGCCTGACGGTACTGGCCGGCGTGCTTGCAGTACTGGGCTACTCGGTCAACGAATCGGTGGTGGTGTTCGACCGGATCCGCGAGAACTTCCGCAAGCCGGGCATGCGCGGCCGCAGCACCGCGGAAGTGATCGACAACGCGATCACCTCCACCATCAGCCGCACCATGATCACCCACGGCTCCACCGAGACGGTGGTACTGGCAATGCTGGTATTCGGCGGCCCGGCGCTGCACGGCTTTGCCATGGCACTGACCATCGGCATCGTGTTCGGCATCTACTCCTCGGTGCTGGTCGCCAGCCCGCTGGCGCTGGCGCTGGGCGTCAAGCGCGAGCACATGATCAAGATCGTGAAGCCGAAAGAAGAAGCGGTGGTCTGA
- a CDS encoding DedA family protein, giving the protein MIAFLLDFILHIDVHLTQLVASYGPWIYLILFLIVFCETGLVVTPFLPGDSLLFVAGALAAMGEMNVQLLVGLLIVAAILGDGVNYAIGKHVGMRLFARFPRLLKPQYLDKTHAFYERHGGKTIIFARFVPIVRTFAPFVAGVGRMDYRHFLSYNVIGAVLWVVGFSYAGYFFGNLPFVRKNLEYMIFGIIIVSMLPGIIEVIRHRRAAGKA; this is encoded by the coding sequence CTGATCGCTTTTCTGCTCGACTTCATCCTGCACATCGACGTGCACCTGACCCAGCTGGTCGCCAGCTACGGGCCGTGGATCTACCTGATCCTGTTCCTGATCGTGTTCTGCGAAACCGGGCTGGTGGTGACACCGTTCCTGCCCGGCGATTCGCTGCTGTTCGTCGCCGGCGCCCTCGCCGCGATGGGCGAGATGAACGTGCAGCTGTTGGTCGGCCTGCTGATCGTGGCCGCCATCCTCGGTGACGGCGTCAATTACGCCATCGGCAAACATGTCGGCATGCGGCTGTTTGCCCGCTTTCCGCGGCTGCTGAAACCGCAATACCTGGACAAGACCCACGCCTTCTACGAGCGCCACGGCGGCAAGACCATCATCTTCGCCCGCTTCGTGCCCATCGTGCGCACCTTCGCCCCCTTCGTCGCCGGCGTCGGACGCATGGATTACCGCCACTTCCTCAGCTACAACGTGATCGGCGCCGTGCTGTGGGTGGTCGGGTTCAGCTACGCCGGCTACTTCTTCGGCAACCTGCCCTTCGTGCGCAAGAACCTGGAGTACATGATCTTCGGCATCATCATCGTGTCGATGCTGCCGGGCATCATCGAAGTGATCCGCCACCGGCGCGCCGCCGGCAAGGCGTGA
- the mutL gene encoding DNA mismatch repair endonuclease MutL, translating into MKRIQKLPDHLVNQIAAGEVVERPASALKEILENSLDAGADRISVDLAQGGIKLIRVTDNGGGIAAADLPLALDRHATSKIGSLDDLENVATLGFRGEGLASVASVSRLTLTSRPHDAEHAHQIVAIDGTLHPVEPAAHAPGTSVEIVDLYFNTPARRKFLKSENTEYAHCEATFERIALAHPQVEFILRHNGKVVWRLPQQSLAERVGALLGRDFVEASLPIETGAAGLTLSGFVASPTYSKASRDAQYFYVNGRFVRDKIAQHALRQAYRDVLHHDRHPAYALFFTLDPANVDVNVHPTKIEVRFRESQGIHQFLFHSVHKALASTTAGASPAVTLDGPADNDAAVAANVGRNEDTLAAFGTAAAAARAADSPPRMPFQQPRYEQQAMPLHVAREAIGGYQRQFAGLREEERSLTPDVSSTPPGSTTTSSTLAAPLAAAKLTALPDASDGIPPLGFALAQLHGVYILSQCEDGLIVVDMHAAHERIVYERLKNALEADVIPMQPLLLPVSFAADRFEVATAHEHGAEMQRLGIELAPLSPTQIAVRGVPVWLQDGNPVELARAVLKDVREIGLSQVLTERRNELLATMACHGAVRANRQLTLTEMNALLRDMEATERSGQCNHGRPTWSRLSMRDLDNLFMRGR; encoded by the coding sequence ATGAAACGCATCCAGAAACTGCCCGACCACCTCGTCAACCAGATCGCCGCCGGCGAGGTGGTGGAGCGACCGGCGTCGGCGCTGAAGGAAATCCTGGAAAACAGCCTCGACGCCGGCGCCGACCGCATCAGCGTCGACCTGGCGCAGGGCGGCATCAAGCTGATCCGCGTCACCGACAACGGGGGCGGCATCGCCGCCGCCGACCTGCCGCTGGCGCTGGACCGCCACGCCACCAGCAAGATCGGCAGCCTCGACGATCTGGAAAACGTCGCCACCCTCGGCTTTCGGGGAGAGGGGCTGGCCAGCGTCGCCTCGGTGTCGCGGCTGACGCTGACCAGCCGTCCGCACGACGCCGAGCACGCGCACCAGATCGTCGCCATCGACGGTACGCTGCACCCGGTGGAGCCGGCCGCACACGCGCCCGGCACCAGCGTCGAGATCGTCGACCTCTATTTCAACACCCCGGCGCGGCGCAAGTTCCTGAAGAGCGAGAACACCGAGTACGCGCACTGCGAGGCCACCTTCGAGCGCATCGCGCTGGCGCACCCGCAGGTCGAGTTCATCCTGCGCCACAACGGCAAGGTGGTGTGGCGCCTGCCGCAGCAGAGCCTGGCCGAACGCGTCGGCGCGCTGCTGGGCCGCGACTTCGTCGAGGCCTCACTGCCGATTGAGACCGGCGCCGCCGGACTGACGCTCTCCGGCTTTGTCGCCAGCCCGACCTACTCCAAGGCCAGCCGCGACGCGCAGTACTTCTACGTCAACGGCCGCTTCGTGCGCGACAAGATCGCGCAGCACGCGCTGCGCCAGGCCTACCGCGACGTGCTGCATCACGACCGCCATCCCGCCTACGCGCTGTTCTTCACGCTGGACCCGGCCAACGTCGACGTCAACGTGCACCCGACCAAGATCGAGGTGCGCTTTCGCGAAAGCCAGGGCATCCACCAGTTCCTGTTCCACAGCGTCCACAAGGCGCTGGCCAGCACCACAGCCGGCGCCAGCCCGGCGGTGACGCTGGACGGTCCGGCGGACAACGACGCCGCCGTTGCGGCCAACGTTGGCCGCAACGAGGACACGCTCGCCGCCTTCGGCACGGCCGCCGCAGCTGCGCGCGCCGCTGACAGCCCGCCGCGGATGCCGTTCCAGCAGCCGCGCTACGAACAGCAGGCGATGCCGCTGCACGTGGCGCGCGAGGCAATCGGTGGCTACCAGCGCCAGTTCGCCGGGCTGCGCGAGGAAGAACGCAGCCTGACACCGGATGTCAGCAGCACACCGCCAGGCAGCACGACGACCAGCAGCACCCTGGCCGCGCCGCTGGCTGCGGCCAAACTTACCGCCCTGCCCGACGCCAGCGACGGCATCCCGCCGCTCGGTTTTGCGCTGGCGCAGCTGCACGGCGTCTACATCCTCAGCCAGTGCGAGGACGGCCTGATCGTGGTCGACATGCACGCCGCACACGAGCGCATCGTCTACGAGCGGCTGAAAAACGCGCTGGAGGCGGACGTGATCCCGATGCAGCCGCTGCTGCTGCCGGTATCGTTTGCCGCCGACCGCTTCGAGGTCGCCACCGCGCACGAGCACGGCGCCGAGATGCAGCGCCTCGGCATCGAGCTGGCGCCGCTGTCGCCGACCCAGATCGCGGTGCGCGGCGTGCCGGTGTGGCTGCAGGACGGCAACCCGGTGGAGCTGGCGCGCGCGGTGCTGAAGGACGTGCGCGAGATCGGCCTCAGCCAGGTGCTGACCGAGCGCCGCAACGAGCTGCTGGCGACCATGGCCTGCCACGGCGCAGTGCGCGCCAACCGCCAGCTGACGCTGACCGAGATGAACGCGCTGCTGCGCGACATGGAGGCCACCGAGCGCTCCGGCCAGTGCAATCACGGCCGGCCAACGTGGTCGCGGCTGTCGATGCGCGATCTGGACAACCTTTTCATGCGCGGCCGCTAG
- a CDS encoding benzoate/H(+) symporter BenE family transporter has product MLQRRDLPALSAGFVTVLVGYTSSAAIIFEAARSAGASQAMIASWLMALGIAMGITCIGLSLRYKVPVVTAWSTPGAALLITSLSGVSMPEAIGAFVFSAALIVLAGVTGWFEKALNRIPLPMAAAMLAGILVKFGINVFGAMQTELALVLAMFVAYLLAKRLLPRYAIVLVLLLGCAIAAAQGLLQLGDITLTLAMPLWTTPQFNPGVLLGVGLPLFMVTMASQNIPGVATLHANGYRPPISALMTGTGVVNLLLAPFGCFAVNLAAITAALCMGKDAHEDPARRYLASVAAGVFYLLLGIFGATVGALFAAFPKALVLAIAGLALFGTIAGGLATAMKDDAMREPALITFLITASGVSLAGIGSAFWGLAGGVLALLILNARRKA; this is encoded by the coding sequence ATGCTGCAACGTCGCGATCTGCCCGCCCTCAGCGCCGGCTTTGTCACCGTCCTCGTCGGCTACACCAGCTCGGCGGCGATCATCTTCGAGGCGGCGCGCAGCGCTGGCGCCAGCCAGGCGATGATCGCCTCGTGGCTGATGGCGCTGGGCATCGCGATGGGCATCACCTGCATCGGGCTGTCGCTGCGCTACAAGGTGCCGGTGGTGACCGCGTGGTCGACACCGGGTGCTGCGCTGCTGATCACCTCACTCTCCGGCGTCAGCATGCCAGAGGCCATCGGCGCCTTCGTGTTCTCGGCGGCATTGATCGTGCTGGCCGGCGTCACCGGCTGGTTCGAGAAGGCGCTCAACCGCATCCCGTTGCCAATGGCGGCGGCGATGCTGGCCGGCATCCTGGTCAAGTTCGGCATCAACGTGTTCGGCGCGATGCAGACCGAGCTGGCGCTGGTGCTGGCGATGTTCGTCGCCTACCTGCTGGCCAAGCGCCTGCTGCCGCGCTACGCCATCGTGCTGGTGCTGCTGCTCGGCTGCGCCATCGCCGCGGCACAAGGCCTGCTGCAGCTGGGCGACATCACGCTGACGCTGGCCATGCCATTGTGGACCACGCCGCAGTTCAACCCCGGCGTGCTGCTGGGCGTCGGCCTGCCGCTGTTCATGGTCACCATGGCGTCGCAGAACATCCCCGGCGTCGCCACCCTGCACGCCAACGGCTACCGGCCGCCGATCTCGGCGCTGATGACCGGCACCGGCGTGGTCAACCTGCTGCTGGCGCCGTTCGGCTGCTTTGCGGTGAACCTGGCGGCGATCACCGCCGCGCTGTGCATGGGCAAGGACGCGCACGAAGACCCGGCGCGACGCTATCTGGCCAGCGTGGCGGCCGGCGTGTTCTACCTGTTGCTGGGGATTTTCGGCGCCACTGTCGGCGCGCTGTTCGCGGCCTTTCCCAAGGCGCTGGTGCTGGCCATCGCCGGGCTGGCGCTGTTCGGCACCATCGCCGGCGGCCTCGCCACCGCGATGAAGGACGACGCGATGCGCGAGCCGGCGCTGATCACCTTCCTGATTACCGCCTCCGGCGTGTCGCTGGCCGGCATCGGCTCGGCATTCTGGGGCTTGGCGGGCGGTGTACTGGCATTACTGATCCTCAACGCACGGCGCAAGGCCTGA